One window of the Paenibacillus beijingensis genome contains the following:
- a CDS encoding ABC transporter permease, translated as MAKSAGEALVRLEKSNTAGQERGNSLQWSLVKLHRGYKASIAILVFLAVWEAAPRLGFVNVTFLPPLTEVLSAWWQLVVSGDFADHAKASLGRSFGGFFLALLVSIPLGLAIGWWKPVAQYLNPLLELFRNTAALAILPVFILILGLGETSKIAIVFYACAFPLLLNTISGVRNVDPLLIKSARSMGLSSVSLFRKVILPASVPTIFVGIRQAGASSILVLVAAEMVGAKSGLGYLIQYTQFSFQIPEMYAGIVSISVIGLIINYALVYLEKKLTAWKQTYSE; from the coding sequence ATGGCTAAAAGCGCAGGAGAAGCACTGGTTCGCCTGGAGAAAAGCAATACCGCCGGACAGGAAAGGGGGAATTCACTGCAATGGTCGCTGGTCAAGCTGCACCGCGGCTACAAAGCTTCCATCGCCATCCTCGTATTTCTGGCGGTCTGGGAGGCGGCTCCGCGGCTCGGCTTCGTCAACGTGACGTTTCTGCCTCCTTTGACGGAAGTGTTAAGCGCATGGTGGCAGCTGGTCGTATCGGGCGACTTTGCCGATCATGCAAAAGCGAGCTTGGGCCGTTCATTCGGCGGTTTCTTCCTTGCATTGCTCGTAAGCATTCCGCTCGGGCTCGCCATCGGCTGGTGGAAGCCGGTAGCGCAGTACTTGAATCCGCTGCTGGAGCTGTTCCGCAACACGGCGGCGCTGGCCATTCTTCCGGTTTTCATCCTGATCCTCGGTCTCGGCGAAACGTCGAAAATCGCAATCGTCTTCTACGCCTGCGCCTTCCCGCTTCTGCTCAATACGATCAGCGGCGTGCGGAATGTGGATCCGCTTCTGATCAAATCGGCCCGTTCGATGGGGTTATCGTCCGTCAGCTTATTCCGCAAAGTAATACTGCCGGCTTCGGTTCCGACCATCTTTGTCGGAATCAGGCAGGCGGGAGCCAGCTCGATCCTTGTGCTGGTGGCGGCGGAAATGGTCGGCGCCAAATCCGGTCTCGGCTATTTGATCCAGTACACGCAGTTCAGCTTCCAAATTCCCGAAATGTACGCGGGCATCGTGTCCATCTCCGTTATTGGCCTTATCATCAACTATGCGCTTGTCTACCTGGAGAAAAAATTGACGGCCTGGAAGCAAACGTACAGCGAGTAG
- a CDS encoding LLM class flavin-dependent oxidoreductase yields MGKQLRQMNLNVFLMNAGHHEAAWRHPGTEPHNITDIRYFQRLAQIAEQAKFDSLFLADGLAVSKNIKHGAFIGLEPFTLLAALASVTERIGLIGTVSTTYNEPFHVARKFASLDHISKGRAGWNIVTSGGEAEARNFSKDDHLEHSKRYERASEFVQVATKLWDSWEDDAIVIDRSSGSYADDTKVHEIDHAGDSFKVSGPLNVSRSPQGYPVLVQAGSSEDGKEFAARYAEAIFTAQQTLAEAQAFYSDVKSRLVRYGRSPEQLKILPGICAVIGQTESEAIEKERELNELTVPAYGLQQLSTMLKVDLYTYPLDGPLPELPGVDQINGNKSRYQLVADLAQRENLTIRQLIHRLAGGRGHRTFAGTAVQVADQLEEWFTSGGSDGFNVMPPYLPGGLEEFAQQVVPELQRRGLFRTEYTGTTLREHFGLSRPANQFASAALSR; encoded by the coding sequence GTGGGCAAGCAGTTGAGGCAAATGAATTTGAACGTGTTTCTGATGAACGCCGGCCATCACGAGGCGGCGTGGCGGCATCCGGGTACGGAGCCGCACAATATTACGGATATCCGCTATTTTCAGCGGCTGGCGCAAATCGCCGAGCAGGCGAAATTCGACTCGCTGTTTCTGGCGGACGGACTCGCCGTGAGCAAAAACATTAAGCACGGCGCGTTTATCGGACTCGAGCCGTTTACGCTGCTCGCGGCTTTGGCTTCCGTAACGGAGCGGATCGGCCTGATCGGAACCGTATCGACGACGTATAATGAGCCTTTCCATGTGGCGCGGAAATTCGCTTCCCTCGATCATATCAGCAAAGGGCGCGCCGGCTGGAATATCGTCACGTCCGGCGGCGAGGCCGAGGCGAGAAATTTCAGCAAAGACGATCATCTGGAGCACAGCAAACGGTATGAGCGGGCGAGCGAATTTGTGCAGGTGGCCACGAAGCTGTGGGACAGCTGGGAGGACGACGCGATCGTCATCGACAGAAGCTCCGGCTCCTATGCGGACGACACCAAGGTACACGAAATTGATCATGCCGGAGACTCGTTTAAGGTTAGCGGCCCGCTGAACGTTTCGAGGTCGCCGCAAGGCTACCCTGTGCTCGTGCAGGCCGGTTCCTCAGAGGACGGGAAAGAATTCGCCGCCAGGTACGCGGAAGCGATTTTCACGGCCCAGCAAACGCTGGCGGAAGCGCAGGCGTTCTATAGCGATGTCAAATCAAGGCTTGTCCGCTACGGACGCAGTCCGGAGCAGCTGAAAATATTGCCCGGCATATGCGCGGTGATCGGACAGACGGAATCGGAAGCGATCGAGAAGGAGCGCGAGCTGAACGAATTGACCGTGCCGGCGTACGGGCTGCAGCAGCTGTCCACGATGCTGAAGGTCGATTTGTACACCTATCCGCTCGACGGCCCGCTTCCCGAGCTGCCGGGAGTGGATCAAATCAACGGCAACAAGAGCAGGTACCAGCTGGTGGCCGATTTGGCGCAGCGCGAAAATTTGACGATCCGGCAGCTGATTCACCGCCTTGCAGGCGGCCGCGGGCACCGCACGTTTGCGGGGACGGCCGTGCAGGTGGCGGACCAGCTCGAGGAGTGGTTTACGAGCGGGGGAAGCGACGGCTTCAACGTGATGCCGCCGTATTTGCCCGGCGGGCTTGAAGAGTTTGCGCAGCAGGTCGTTCCCGAGCTGCAGCGCCGAGGCCTGTTCCGCACCGAGTATACCGGCACGACGCTGCGTGAGCATTTCGGATTGAGCCGGCCCGCCAACCAGTTTGCGTCTGCCGCATTGTCCCGGTAA
- a CDS encoding LLM class flavin-dependent oxidoreductase, producing MSGEKRQIKLGAFLMTPGHHVAAWRYPDTAASEVLSFRFYKKLAQTAERGKFDMVFLADSNAIYEKYPEAVAQTVTVRPEPLTLLSALSAVTEHVGLAATVSTTYNEPFHVARKFASLDHLSGGRAAWNVVTSANPAEAQNFSKDQHLLHSLRYDRADEFLNVVTGLWDSWEDDAFVFDKDNAVFADRSKLHTLNHKGKWFSVKGPLNVARPIQGHPVVIQAGSSEPGKELAARTAEVIFTAWQTLEEAQLFYRDVKDRLAKYGRSPEDLKIMPGIFPIIGRTAEEADEKQALLERLIPQEAGVSLLSNLISFDLSPYPVDGPLPDLPELDQINGGKTRFTLLKDLAEREGLTIRQLYQRIAGARGHREIKGTPAQIADQLEEWFVSGAADGFNIMPPYLPGGLEDFVDLVVPELQRRGLFRTEYEGSTLRDNLGLKRPVHAAVQARNALPSSS from the coding sequence TTGAGCGGTGAAAAAAGGCAAATCAAGCTGGGCGCTTTCTTGATGACGCCCGGTCACCATGTCGCGGCCTGGAGGTATCCGGACACGGCGGCTTCGGAAGTGCTTAGCTTCCGCTTTTACAAGAAGCTGGCCCAGACCGCGGAGCGCGGAAAATTCGATATGGTGTTTCTCGCGGACAGCAATGCGATTTACGAGAAATATCCCGAAGCGGTCGCCCAAACCGTAACGGTGCGACCTGAGCCGCTTACGCTTCTCTCCGCGCTGTCCGCCGTAACGGAGCATGTCGGGCTTGCCGCGACGGTATCCACCACCTACAACGAACCGTTTCACGTGGCGAGAAAATTCGCTTCGCTCGATCATTTGAGCGGCGGCCGCGCCGCGTGGAACGTCGTCACCTCGGCGAATCCCGCGGAGGCGCAAAATTTCAGCAAAGACCAACATCTGCTCCATTCGCTCAGGTATGACCGGGCCGACGAATTTCTGAATGTGGTGACGGGGCTGTGGGACAGCTGGGAGGACGATGCCTTCGTTTTCGATAAAGATAACGCGGTATTCGCCGACCGGAGCAAGCTGCACACGCTGAACCATAAGGGGAAATGGTTCTCGGTCAAGGGGCCGCTCAATGTAGCCCGCCCGATTCAGGGCCACCCGGTCGTCATTCAGGCCGGATCGTCGGAGCCGGGGAAAGAGCTGGCCGCGCGCACGGCGGAAGTCATCTTTACGGCGTGGCAAACGCTGGAGGAAGCACAGCTTTTCTACCGCGATGTGAAAGATCGGCTGGCTAAATACGGCCGCTCGCCCGAAGATTTGAAGATTATGCCGGGCATTTTCCCGATTATCGGGCGCACGGCGGAGGAGGCGGACGAAAAGCAGGCGCTGCTCGAACGTTTGATTCCGCAGGAAGCGGGCGTCAGCCTGCTCTCCAATCTGATCAGCTTCGATCTCTCGCCGTATCCCGTCGACGGGCCGCTGCCGGATTTGCCGGAGCTGGACCAGATCAACGGCGGGAAAACGCGGTTCACGCTGCTCAAGGATTTGGCGGAGCGGGAAGGTCTTACGATCCGTCAGCTCTACCAGCGCATCGCAGGGGCGCGCGGGCACCGTGAAATCAAAGGAACGCCGGCGCAAATCGCCGACCAGTTGGAAGAGTGGTTTGTAAGCGGCGCGGCGGACGGCTTCAACATTATGCCGCCGTATTTGCCGGGCGGTCTCGAGGACTTTGTCGACCTTGTCGTACCGGAGCTTCAGCGCCGCGGCTTGTTCCGCACCGAATATGAAGGAAGCACGCTTAGAGACAATCTCGGGCTGAAGCGTCCCGTTCATGCGGCGGTCCAGGCGCGGAACGCTCTGCCGTCCTCTTCATGA
- a CDS encoding TauD/TfdA dioxygenase family protein: MSVNENNVIDAGLEVLPVAGRIGAEIRGVRLGEHLDAETVASIRQALLKHKVVFFRGQTHLDDAGQEALARVLGNPVAHPTVPIKQGTDYVLELDSSHGGRADSWHTDVTFVDAYPEASILRAVVVPASGGDTVWANTAAAYEHLPDELRNLVDRLWAVHTNAYDYASRKEKVSEEALRHHKEVFVSTLYETEHPLVRVHPETGERTLLLGHFAQKIVGLSSVDSAQLLSLLQSHITRLENTVRWRWSVGDVVIWDNRATQHYAINDYGDQHRVVRRVTIDGDVPVSIDGRRSVTRRKEPKEPAESAAANVDAAS; this comes from the coding sequence ATGAGCGTAAACGAAAACAATGTGATTGATGCAGGTTTGGAAGTGCTTCCGGTAGCGGGACGAATCGGAGCGGAAATTCGCGGCGTCCGTCTCGGCGAGCATCTGGATGCAGAAACGGTTGCGTCCATCCGGCAGGCGCTGCTTAAGCATAAGGTGGTCTTCTTCCGCGGGCAGACCCATCTGGACGACGCCGGCCAGGAAGCGCTGGCACGCGTGCTTGGGAATCCGGTGGCCCATCCGACCGTCCCGATCAAGCAGGGGACCGATTATGTGCTCGAGCTTGATTCCTCGCATGGCGGCCGCGCCGACTCCTGGCATACGGACGTGACGTTCGTCGACGCCTATCCGGAAGCGTCCATCCTGCGCGCCGTTGTCGTACCGGCTTCCGGCGGCGATACGGTGTGGGCGAATACGGCGGCGGCTTATGAACATCTGCCTGATGAGCTGCGGAACCTCGTCGACCGGCTGTGGGCGGTCCATACGAACGCCTACGATTATGCCTCCAGAAAGGAGAAGGTTTCCGAAGAAGCGCTCCGGCATCATAAAGAAGTGTTTGTATCCACGCTGTATGAGACTGAGCATCCGCTCGTTCGCGTTCATCCGGAAACCGGGGAACGTACACTGCTGCTCGGACATTTTGCCCAAAAGATCGTAGGCTTGTCCTCGGTGGACTCCGCCCAGCTGCTGTCGCTGCTGCAAAGTCATATTACACGCCTTGAAAATACGGTGCGCTGGCGCTGGTCGGTTGGAGACGTCGTCATTTGGGATAACCGCGCCACCCAGCATTACGCCATTAACGATTACGGGGACCAGCACCGCGTCGTGCGCAGAGTGACGATCGACGGGGATGTCCCGGTCAGCATCGACGGACGGCGGAGCGTGACGCGCAGGAAAGAGCCGAAAGAGCCGGCCGAAAGCGCGGCGGCGAATGTCGACGCGGCTTCATAA
- a CDS encoding pyridoxal phosphate-dependent aminotransferase, protein MGTISNYIADHLEQGSWIRKLFEEGSRLKSLYGSDSVYDFSLGNPIVEPPASFQRALQSVVLEEKEGKHRYIPNQGLPEARAKVADFLNDRFQTDMTSDTVVMSVGAGGALNVVMKSILDPGDEVILFTPYFVEYDNYIANHGGNVVRCPLSETFSLDLEEIGKALTAKTRAVLINTPHNPTGSVLVQEELNALGGALRQAEQTYGTTIYLICDDPYGQLIYDAEAVNPFQAYGRTLLASSFSKDLGLAGERLGYIGVPASLEDAGKLVAALVYCTRTLGFVNAPVLVQRAIAVMDTLRVPQEQYRERRDLMVDVLQEAGYEFVRPLGGFFVFPKTPIADDVAFCLKAAQDYRLLIVPGSGFGRGGHFRLSYSVPVDQIERSRDVFKRLLESYK, encoded by the coding sequence ATGGGAACGATTTCAAATTATATTGCCGATCATTTGGAGCAGGGAAGCTGGATCCGGAAACTGTTTGAGGAAGGTAGCCGTCTGAAAAGCTTGTACGGCAGCGACAGCGTGTACGATTTCTCCCTCGGCAACCCGATCGTCGAGCCTCCCGCTTCGTTTCAGCGCGCGCTTCAGTCCGTCGTGCTCGAGGAGAAGGAAGGCAAGCACCGCTACATTCCGAATCAGGGACTGCCGGAGGCGCGGGCCAAAGTCGCAGACTTTCTGAACGACCGGTTTCAAACCGATATGACCTCGGATACGGTCGTCATGAGCGTCGGCGCGGGCGGAGCGCTAAATGTGGTCATGAAGTCGATTCTGGATCCGGGCGATGAAGTGATTCTGTTCACGCCTTACTTTGTGGAGTACGACAATTATATTGCCAACCATGGCGGAAACGTCGTTCGCTGCCCGCTGAGCGAAACGTTTTCGCTAGATTTAGAAGAAATTGGAAAAGCACTTACAGCGAAAACGCGGGCAGTGCTCATCAATACGCCGCACAATCCGACCGGCTCGGTGCTCGTGCAGGAGGAGCTGAACGCCCTTGGCGGGGCGCTGCGGCAGGCGGAGCAAACGTACGGCACAACCATTTATTTGATCTGCGACGATCCGTACGGTCAACTCATTTACGACGCCGAAGCGGTTAATCCGTTTCAAGCTTACGGCCGCACCCTGTTGGCCAGCTCGTTCAGCAAAGACCTCGGGCTTGCCGGGGAGCGTCTCGGTTACATCGGCGTTCCCGCCTCTTTGGAGGACGCCGGCAAGCTTGTTGCGGCTCTTGTCTATTGCACGCGCACGCTCGGCTTTGTCAATGCGCCGGTGCTCGTTCAGCGCGCGATCGCCGTAATGGATACGCTGAGGGTTCCCCAGGAGCAGTATCGCGAGCGCCGCGACCTGATGGTCGATGTGCTGCAAGAGGCGGGCTACGAATTTGTCCGTCCGCTCGGCGGATTTTTCGTGTTCCCGAAGACGCCGATCGCAGACGACGTGGCGTTTTGCCTGAAGGCTGCGCAGGACTACCGGCTGCTCATCGTACCCGGCTCGGGCTTTGGCAGGGGAGGCCATTTCCGCCTTTCCTACAGCGTGCCGGTCGACCAGATCGAGCGCTCCCGCGATGTATTCAAACGGCTGCTGGAGTCTTATAAGTAA
- the smc gene encoding chromosome segregation protein SMC — translation MFLKRIELSGFKSFADKTEMEFVRGITAVVGPNGSGKSNISDGIRWVLGEQSAKSLRGGKMEDIIFAGSDARKAVNYGEVSLTLDNGDGALPLEYNEVTVTRRVHRSGDSDYMINRQPCRLKDITELFMDTGIGKEAYSIIGQGRIEEILSTRSEDRRGIFEEASGIVKYKSRKREAQRKLDDTEQNLLRIHDLVSELEEQVKPLKEQSEKAIHFKQLKERLKNEEIALYVHGIESVHLSWNELNDKLEALRSEELELSAVVSKHDAVLEKDRQRLRETELALEKLHEAMLGISEEYEKCEGYGEVLKERGRNLESTREQLEETVASQEERISALMREEAEARAKAAVLEDRLKELRERVAAEEHELVGVAGGAASEAGESLKGELLEVLSEMAHLRNEIRYAAQQQEAVQRRMDRLGDEEAKWKDQVGRLTQRKEKLRAQLDETLSTLTGMREKYIQEGERTQSVQKLLEETGAAVRKWEQRLEALVSRRDTMKEMQDALDGFMQGVREVLKASRRSAGGLEGVHGAVAELVRVPQRLETAVETALGGALQHIVMEDERTARAGIAFLKQRQLGRATFLPLDVIRGRQVPESDRRQAESVEGFVGVAADLVSCDSKYASIVGNLLGNVLFAETLEQANRIASKCQYRFRVVTLEGDVVNAGGSMTGGSLQKKGASLLGRQRQIEQLDEESGLARGKLKELRDRLSDLRKEQTIAGQNREELRETTEKLRIEEQQQRAELQHVESELASLGDQGQMFTTDRSGHMEEKEQLIASSQAAEERLKKLEWEEAGLQEAIREAEKRRKASESAKEELQTQLTDLKIQAAKTDQEKLSADDAVVRLRSEISRAKQEKTSLQNALDQREEERRKLAEETVKQTEELNRLRIRKMECTQMTDLKRAERASMVRGLEEGESETKEQRTALRKVEEGLRQTEIAANRLDVELDNLLRKLSEDYELSYEMAKQLYAVPEDVAAAQTTVKDLKRSIAALGEVNLGAIEEYQRVKERYEFLDSQRNDLMEAKATLYEVIREMDEEMSKRFRSTFEEIRGHFVIVFAKLFGGGRADLVMVDPSRVLETGIDIVAQPPGKKLQNLQLLSGGERALTAIALLFAILQVKPVPFCVLDEVEAALDEANVSRFAQYLREFSGLTQFIVVTHRKGTMEEADVLYGVTMEEGGVSKLVSVRLEDDEAVSA, via the coding sequence ATGTTTTTAAAACGGATTGAATTATCGGGCTTCAAATCGTTTGCCGACAAAACGGAAATGGAATTCGTGCGCGGCATAACGGCCGTCGTCGGACCGAACGGCAGCGGCAAAAGCAACATTTCGGACGGCATCCGCTGGGTGCTCGGCGAGCAGAGCGCCAAAAGCCTTCGCGGCGGCAAAATGGAAGACATTATTTTCGCCGGCAGCGACGCGCGCAAAGCGGTCAATTACGGCGAAGTGTCGCTGACGCTGGACAACGGCGACGGGGCGCTGCCGCTGGAATACAACGAAGTGACCGTTACGCGCCGGGTTCACCGCAGCGGCGACAGCGACTATATGATTAACCGCCAGCCGTGCCGGCTGAAAGATATAACGGAGCTGTTCATGGATACCGGGATCGGCAAGGAAGCGTACTCGATCATCGGACAGGGACGGATCGAAGAAATACTGAGCACGCGTTCGGAAGACCGGCGCGGCATTTTCGAAGAGGCTTCCGGCATTGTGAAGTACAAATCGCGCAAGCGTGAGGCGCAGCGCAAGTTGGACGACACGGAGCAAAACCTGCTGCGGATTCACGACCTCGTGTCGGAGCTGGAGGAGCAGGTAAAGCCGCTGAAGGAGCAGTCGGAGAAGGCGATTCATTTCAAACAGCTGAAAGAGCGGCTGAAAAATGAAGAGATCGCGCTCTACGTTCACGGCATCGAAAGCGTTCATCTGTCCTGGAACGAATTGAACGACAAGCTCGAAGCGCTGCGGAGCGAGGAGCTTGAATTGTCCGCGGTCGTCAGCAAGCACGATGCGGTGCTGGAGAAGGACCGCCAGCGGCTGCGCGAAACGGAGCTGGCGCTCGAGAAGCTGCACGAGGCGATGCTCGGCATCAGCGAAGAATACGAGAAGTGCGAAGGCTACGGCGAAGTGCTCAAGGAGCGGGGGCGCAATCTGGAGAGCACCCGCGAGCAGCTTGAGGAAACGGTCGCTTCCCAGGAGGAGCGGATCTCTGCGCTGATGCGCGAGGAAGCGGAGGCGCGGGCCAAGGCGGCGGTGCTGGAAGACCGCCTTAAGGAGCTGCGGGAGCGGGTTGCCGCCGAGGAACATGAGCTCGTCGGCGTAGCAGGCGGAGCGGCCTCGGAGGCGGGCGAATCGCTGAAGGGCGAGCTGCTGGAAGTGTTGAGCGAGATGGCGCATCTGCGCAACGAGATCCGCTATGCCGCGCAGCAGCAGGAAGCCGTGCAGCGGCGCATGGACCGTCTCGGCGACGAAGAAGCGAAGTGGAAGGACCAGGTCGGACGGCTGACACAGCGCAAGGAAAAGCTGCGCGCACAGCTTGACGAAACGCTCTCTACGTTAACCGGCATGCGGGAGAAATACATACAGGAGGGCGAGCGGACCCAGTCGGTGCAGAAGCTGCTGGAGGAAACCGGCGCGGCGGTGCGCAAATGGGAGCAGCGCCTGGAAGCGCTCGTCTCCCGCCGCGACACGATGAAAGAGATGCAGGATGCGCTCGACGGCTTCATGCAAGGGGTGCGCGAGGTGCTTAAGGCGTCCCGCCGCTCCGCGGGTGGTCTTGAAGGCGTCCATGGAGCGGTAGCGGAGCTCGTTCGTGTCCCTCAGCGGCTGGAGACCGCGGTGGAAACGGCGCTTGGCGGCGCCCTTCAGCATATCGTCATGGAAGACGAGAGGACGGCGCGGGCGGGAATCGCCTTTCTGAAGCAGCGTCAGCTCGGCAGAGCGACGTTTCTGCCGCTCGATGTCATCCGGGGTCGGCAGGTGCCAGAGTCGGACAGACGCCAGGCGGAAAGCGTGGAAGGCTTCGTCGGCGTTGCGGCCGATCTTGTCTCTTGCGACAGCAAGTATGCCTCCATCGTGGGCAATTTGCTCGGCAATGTGCTGTTTGCCGAGACGCTGGAGCAGGCGAACCGGATCGCGTCGAAATGTCAATACCGCTTCCGCGTCGTGACGCTCGAGGGTGACGTCGTCAATGCCGGCGGCTCCATGACGGGCGGCAGCCTGCAGAAGAAAGGCGCCAGCCTGCTCGGCCGCCAGCGTCAAATCGAGCAGCTTGACGAGGAATCCGGCCTCGCGCGCGGAAAGCTGAAGGAATTGCGCGACCGTCTTTCCGATCTGCGCAAGGAGCAGACCATTGCCGGCCAAAACCGGGAGGAGCTGCGCGAAACGACGGAGAAGCTGCGCATCGAAGAGCAGCAGCAGCGCGCGGAGCTGCAGCATGTCGAGAGTGAGCTCGCAAGTCTGGGCGACCAGGGACAGATGTTCACAACCGACCGCAGCGGTCATATGGAGGAGAAAGAGCAGCTCATTGCTTCTTCTCAAGCTGCGGAAGAGCGGCTTAAGAAGCTGGAATGGGAGGAAGCAGGCCTTCAGGAGGCGATCCGCGAGGCGGAGAAGCGGCGCAAGGCGAGCGAGTCGGCGAAGGAAGAGCTGCAGACGCAGCTGACGGATTTGAAAATCCAGGCGGCAAAGACCGATCAGGAAAAGCTGTCGGCGGACGATGCGGTCGTCCGGCTGCGCTCGGAAATCAGCAGGGCGAAGCAGGAGAAAACCTCGCTGCAAAACGCTCTTGATCAGCGGGAAGAGGAGCGCCGGAAGCTTGCCGAAGAAACCGTCAAGCAGACCGAGGAGCTGAACCGGCTGCGCATCCGCAAGATGGAATGCACGCAGATGACCGATTTGAAGCGCGCCGAGCGCGCCTCGATGGTTCGCGGGCTGGAGGAAGGCGAGAGCGAGACGAAGGAGCAGCGGACCGCGCTGCGCAAGGTTGAGGAAGGGCTGCGGCAAACGGAAATTGCCGCCAACCGGCTCGACGTGGAGCTCGATAACCTGCTGCGCAAGTTAAGCGAAGACTACGAGCTCAGCTACGAAATGGCAAAGCAGCTGTATGCGGTCCCTGAGGACGTGGCCGCTGCGCAGACGACGGTCAAAGATTTGAAGCGGTCGATTGCCGCCCTTGGCGAGGTGAACCTCGGAGCTATCGAGGAATATCAGCGCGTAAAGGAGCGTTACGAATTTCTCGATTCGCAGCGCAACGACCTGATGGAAGCGAAGGCGACGCTGTACGAGGTCATCCGTGAAATGGACGAGGAAATGTCGAAACGGTTCCGTTCGACGTTCGAGGAAATACGCGGCCATTTCGTGATCGTGTTTGCCAAGCTGTTCGGCGGCGGCCGCGCCGATCTCGTCATGGTCGATCCGAGCCGGGTGCTGGAGACGGGCATCGATATTGTGGCGCAGCCGCCCGGCAAAAAGCTGCAAAACCTGCAATTATTGTCCGGCGGTGAGCGGGCGCTGACGGCGATTGCGCTGCTGTTTGCGATTTTGCAGGTGAAGCCGGTGCCGTTCTGCGTGCTCGACGAGGTCGAAGCGGCGCTGGACGAGGCGAACGTGTCGCGTTTTGCCCAATATTTGCGGGAATTTTCCGGACTGACCCAATTCATCGTCGTCACCCACCGCAAAGGGACGATGGAGGAAGCCGACGTGCTGTACGGCGTCACGATGGAGGAGGGCGGCGTTTCCAAGCTCGTTTCGGTCCGGCTTGAAGACGACGAAGCGGTTTCGGCTTAG
- the ftsY gene encoding signal recognition particle-docking protein FtsY, with amino-acid sequence MSFFKRLKESISNKTEAVTNIFKDGLSKTRTAFVEKVGELITRRKKIDEEFYEELEEILIGADVGVNTVMELIDELRAEVKKRKIEDAAELQPVLSEKLIGLLKSDDENGLRMADDGITVILFVGVNGVGKTTTIGKLAHRFKSEGKSVLLAAGDTFRAGAIEQLEVWGQRVGVEVIKQQSGSDPAAVMFDAVQAAKQRNVDVLLCDTAGRLQNKNNLMEELNKIFRVIQREIPGAPHEVLLVLDANTGQNALSQAKLFGEKSGVTGLVLTKLDSTAKGGIVIAIRHELDIPVKLIGLGEKMEDLQQFDSEQFVHALFAGLIQEQEQSAGGDKE; translated from the coding sequence ATGAGCTTTTTTAAACGACTGAAAGAAAGTATTTCCAATAAAACCGAAGCGGTCACCAATATTTTCAAGGACGGGCTGAGCAAGACGCGCACCGCGTTTGTCGAGAAAGTGGGGGAGCTGATCACCCGGCGCAAAAAAATCGACGAGGAGTTCTATGAGGAGCTCGAAGAGATCCTGATCGGTGCCGACGTCGGGGTGAACACCGTCATGGAGCTGATCGACGAGCTGCGCGCGGAAGTGAAGAAGCGTAAAATCGAAGACGCGGCGGAGCTGCAGCCGGTGCTGTCGGAAAAGCTGATCGGGCTGCTCAAAAGCGACGACGAGAACGGGCTGCGCATGGCGGACGATGGCATCACCGTTATTTTGTTCGTCGGCGTGAACGGTGTCGGCAAGACGACGACGATCGGCAAGCTCGCCCACCGCTTCAAGAGCGAGGGCAAGTCGGTGCTGCTCGCCGCAGGCGACACGTTCCGTGCCGGAGCGATCGAGCAGCTTGAAGTATGGGGCCAGCGCGTCGGCGTGGAGGTCATTAAGCAGCAGTCCGGTTCCGACCCTGCAGCGGTCATGTTCGACGCCGTGCAGGCGGCGAAGCAGCGCAACGTCGACGTGCTGCTGTGCGACACCGCAGGCAGGCTGCAGAACAAAAACAATCTGATGGAAGAGCTGAACAAAATTTTTCGCGTTATCCAGCGTGAAATTCCCGGCGCCCCCCATGAGGTGCTGCTTGTGCTCGACGCCAATACAGGTCAGAACGCGCTTAGCCAGGCGAAGCTATTCGGCGAAAAAAGCGGGGTGACGGGCCTTGTGCTTACCAAGCTGGACAGCACCGCCAAAGGCGGCATCGTCATCGCCATCCGCCACGAGCTCGACATTCCGGTGAAATTAATCGGTCTCGGCGAAAAGATGGAGGATCTGCAGCAGTTCGACTCGGAGCAGTTCGTTCATGCCTTGTTCGCGGGGTTGATCCAAGAGCAGGAACAATCGGCGGGCGGTGACAAGGAGTAA
- the ylxM gene encoding YlxM family DNA-binding protein → MEPDALEKTNRINMLFDFYGPLLTEKQGTILTYYFHDDFSLGEIAAEFGISRQAVYEHVKRGGAVLEEYEQKLGLLRKSRMAGELLDRLEQELAVLEGREEPGRKLRDITDALKRVIEPGNL, encoded by the coding sequence ATGGAACCTGATGCGCTGGAGAAAACGAACCGGATCAATATGCTCTTTGACTTCTACGGGCCGCTGCTGACGGAGAAGCAGGGAACGATTTTAACGTACTACTTTCACGACGACTTCTCGCTCGGCGAGATCGCCGCTGAATTCGGGATCAGCCGCCAGGCCGTGTACGAGCATGTGAAGCGGGGCGGAGCGGTGCTGGAAGAGTACGAACAAAAGCTGGGACTGCTGCGCAAGAGCAGAATGGCGGGGGAACTTCTGGACCGTCTGGAACAGGAACTCGCCGTGCTGGAAGGCCGGGAAGAGCCGGGCCGAAAGCTGCGGGACATTACGGATGCATTGAAACGGGTCATCGAGCCCGGTAATTTATAG